The genomic interval AAGAGCAGGACCACGCCGAAGATCATGATTAGCTTTACCGTGGCCGGGATCTGCAGGAAGATTATCCAGAACAGCGAGAACAGCGCGAAGCAAGAGCCGAATGCAAGCCCGATGGCGAACGCACGCCTCGGCGTTGCCCGGTCAATGACGAACAGGACCGGCACCAGGCCAACCCACGCCAGGAAATGCAGCGGCAAAGGATGGAACGAAAGGGATAGGAGCAATGCGGAAAGAAGGACGAGAAAGACGGTCAAATTAACGGTGATTCAAGGAATAGCGGTTCTTAAATCTTGACGAGCTTCTGCTTCTTGGCTGACTCATAAAAGGCATCGGTTATCTTCGCGATCATCAGGCCTTCTTCGCAGCCGAAAGGCATTTTAGCGTTCTTCAGCAGCGAATCAATGAAGAACTGCGTCTGCAGTTCATAGCTGACGCGGTAGATGTTCTTCTGCGGGAAAGTGGGCGTGACATTGACCAGCTCATTGTGCAACTCTTTCTGGATCTTCAGGGGGTTGAGCAGTGCAGCGCCCTTTTTACCGAAAGCATTGCAGTAGAGAAAATCCTTTTCGAAGATCAATGACCAGCTGACCTCGATGGTCAGCAGCGTGCCGTCGTCATAATTGATGATGCACATCGCGGTGTCCTCGACCGCGGCATCGATCTCCTTCTTGTGCGTCGAGGCGAAGATCGTCGACATGCTTTTATCTTCCAGCAAATAGGTGGTAATATCGAGGAGCGCAGATCCCAGGCTCAAAAAAGCGCCGCCGCCGCTTTTCAGCTGGTCCTGGCGCCACGGGTGAAGTATCCATTCACTCGCGCCGATCAGCCAGCCCGCCTTGAGATAGTAGATATCCCCAAGCTCACCTTCCTCAATGAACTTCTTCAGCGTCTGGACGTCCGGACGCAGGCGGTTGTTCATGGCGACCGCCAGTTTCCGTTTTTCCTTGCGCGCGACGCGGACCATTTCCTGGGCATCCTTGTAAGTCGTCGCCATGGGCATCTCGACGAGCACATCCTTCCCGAATTCCATCGCTGCGATGGCCATCGGTGCGTGAAGGAAGTTCGGCGTGGCGATGACAATGGCGTCCAGCTGGTCGTTCTGGATCATCTCCTGGAAATCCTGGTAGCGGCTCGGGATATTGTATTTGGCGCCCAAATGGTCGATCTTTCGTATATCCGTGTCGCAGAGCGCCATCAAGTTGCACTGGGGGTTGGACCGGAACACGGGGAAATGCACGATCTGGGCATGAGCGCCGCAGCCTGCGATCCCGATGTTAAGCGTGTTCTTCATTAACGGGCGTTCAGACCCCTAAATAAAGCGTGAATTCATAGGGATGGGGACGGATATGGATCTCTTCGAACTCTTTTGTTTTCACTTCGATCCAGCGCTCGATCAGATCGCTGTTGAAAACATCGCCCTGGAGCAGAAAACTATTGTCCTTTTTCAGAGCGTTGATCGCCTCATAGGAGTTGGTCGGCAGTTTCTCCTTCCGGTCCGGATGCAGGTCGTTCTTTATACCGTCGATCCCGGCAAGGAGGATCGCCGCGAGGGCAAGGTACGGATTGGCTGTGGCGTCGGGGATACGGTATTCAATGTCCATCATCTGCGTGTTTTTAAGGTATCCCGGCACGCGGATCGCGGACACCCGGCTGCCCATGGCAAAATCAGTGTAGGTCGGCGCCTCAAACCCAGGGATCAAGCGTTTATAAGAATTGGTGCTGGGGTTGGTAAAAGCGCACAGTGCTCTGGAGTGACTCAGGATGCCGCCGATATACCGGAGGCTGAGTTCGCTCAAGTTATACTTTTTGTTGCGGCCAAAGAACAACGACCTGGTGGGTGTCCCAAGGTACTGGTGCAGGTGCAGGCCATTGCCCGGTTCACCCAGCAGCGGCTTGGGCATGAACGTTATCCACTTATTATTCCTCTGCCCGATCGATTTGATCAGGTACTTGGCAAGGAATATGCTATCCGCGGCCTTGACCAGCGGTTCGAACAACAGTTCGATCTCCATCTGGCCCTTGGGTCCTACCTCATGATGATGGTATTTGGACTTGATATCGCACGCGGCCAGGACCTCCACGATCGCGTTGCGCAGGTCCGAGTACCGGTCTTCAGGCGGTCCGATATGGTAACCACCGCGGTGCCGGATCGGGTAGGTCGGCACCAGCTGTTCGCGATCGCCGGACTCGAGCCGGAAATAAGCAAAACCAGGCCCCTCGCCATGATTGCATTTTTCAAAAAGATAGAATTCCAGTTCAGGCTGGAAAAAAGCTTCGGTGCTCAGTTCTTTTTTCAAAAATCGAGCGGCTTTATGAGCAATCGAGCGCGCGTCGCGCTCGAACGGCTCCAGGGTGGAGGGCACATGGACGCTGCACAGAAAAGAAATAGTCTTTTGTTCGAAAAAGGGGTCAAAAAAGCCGGTCGCGAGGTCAGGGAAAAGCAGCATGTCGCCCTTCTCCACGCCCTTGTAACCGGGGAGGCTCGACCCGTCGACGCCCACGCCGTCCGATGCGACCTCATCAAAACGCTCAAAGGGGACAATTATGTGATGGAGCGTGCCGATCAGGGACGCGTATTTAAGATCGACGTATTTCACCCGCATGACCGCGAGTTTTTTCTTCAGTTTATTGATCTGCGCGTGAGATATTACTATCCGTGCCATCCGAGGTATTATAGGCGAAAAAATGCGCTTGTCAATCTCTGTGTATTGCGGTTATTTCAGCAATATGATCTTGTGTATACTACAGCGTTTTGTTGTTTCAAAACGCAGAAAATAGATGCCAGAAGATATGCCTTTCAAATCTAATCGATAATCTTTTACGCCCGGTTCCGCTTCAATCTTGAATTTCCTTATAATAACCCTGCCCACGACATCATATAATATAACGGCTACTTTTCCCTTTTCAGAAGCAGTGACCCTTAAATTCATTGAGGTTCTTGCCGGATTGGGGAATACTTCAAACCTCTGTTCCCGAGGATGCGAAGCGAGTTTGTATTCAGCGATTCCTACACTCCTCCCGAAAAAGTGCATTATCGAATCGAGCAATGCAGATCTTGTCGATGGCGGGGTACTGTCGACCAGAAATCCCAATTCAAATGAGGATCCAATTGTTTGATATGGCCCTGCATCATAAGCAATACCGCAATTGAAATTATCATTACTATCAAGGAATAATACAAACCCGCCTCCACTATCAGGACCCAGATGATCCATGTATTGATTCTCGCCCGCATACTCGAAATCCATATCGCTTGCGAACGATCCGGCCTGCCCCTGGATGGGTCCCATATTATTGTTGCCGTCGGCCATTGCCAGCAGATCGAATAAAGGACTGAAATCAAAACCGTTATTATAATGAGGATCATAGTACCAGACATCACCGCCTTCAAGATATGCGCACCCGCCGTATATAATGAAATCAGACAGGGCGCTGGCTTGTGGACTGCCGTTTAATATGATATGATTATTGGGATAGACGCCGCAACATACAAAGATCGACTTGTATTTATTCAAATCTTGAGGCAGCGTCGAATCATGATCGCCGATATATCCAAGGTCTTGCAGGATAAGATGAATATTCTCGCCTGAAGCCGGAGTATGGTCCGGGTTCCAGATAAAGTAATCGCCCTTGCCGACCAGTATGGAAAAATCTAAAGTATCGTTGCAGTAACCTGCGCTGACGTTCATTTGCATGTCAACATATGTCATGGGTGGCGTACCGGGATCTGAACATAATATAAATAGATCGGATCCGTTGCACGCACTGCTGTCCGGTCCGATATGGTCGAATGATCCGGAAGAATCTATCACATCGATATATGGAGAAAGCGAACGCAAACATGCTGTGACGCTGTCGATCGCCGCTGATCCTTGATTTTTTATCGTGACCATACAGGATACTGTCTCGCCGCATTCGAAGGAATTATTTCCGTTACCGCCAGCGATGGTCGCATATTGATATACTAAATCGGCTGCATGAACCTGCTTTTCAAAATAAGAACTCCAGGTGTTGTTATTCGTGTCACGACAGATCAGTGTACAATTGATAATATGACAATCCGGGCAATCGGGCAAAATATTGAACCGGTAACCGCTATCGCCGGTGCATGCCGAATCAAACGCGGCGATATCGCCAAATGCTCTCACCGAATCGTAAGGAGCAATGAATTCATCATTGGTCCGTAAACAACCGACAGTATTAATGCTACTGCTGTCACCAAAGTTTTCAACCCACGTCGGCAGGTTGATATCCTCACCCGGATTGATAATGTGGTCGTGATTGCCGCCGAGTGAATCATCAATAAATGATTTCTTATAGATGACGTATGAACCAACTGCATGTTTAACAATCATAAAACCTTCATAGGGTTGAAGGTTCTCACCGGTCACAGTGATGTATATAGTATCGCGCAATATATGAGGATAAATGTCAAACCGTATAAACCCTGCCATATCGGTGCTGTCCAGGTAATATATTGCACTGTCAAGACCACCTGTCAAACAAACACAAGCATCGCTAATCGGCGTCAGGTCGGCAGCTCTTTTTATGAAGACGGGAACCGAGGCATAAGCATATGTGACCGATTCAGGATACTGCACTATAATGGAACACGGCGTGGCGGTCCACAAATTCATCTCCGGATCTCCGATCGTTGTAAAGCCTAAATATTCAGCGGCATTCAACGGATATACCCTTTTGCGTGCCTTTTCGCAGCATTCCCCAAAAGTGCTTTTTTGATCGACAAACAATGCATCAAAAAATCCTTTGGTCAAAGCACTCCGATAATAAGCCGTTGAACCGGTCGAAGTGGCAAAATAACCTGCTGCCCCTCTCAAATTTGCAGGTGAACCGGTTAAAAACCATTTTTCCGCCATCGCAGGAGTTGCGCTCGTACCTAATGTAAAGCATGTCATCGAGAGCACGATCGGCAACCTAGTTCCGTTTGCTGTCAGGTCTGCGTTAACATTGAAAGGTTCATACCAGTTATTCGTCGCCGATCCCCGGTAAACGACGATAGACCTTCCGGCATTCACCGCATTGATAACGGAATCGTCATTATCACCATGAGTGTTTATAAAAGTATCGATCACGCTAAAACCGCTTTGTATCATTAACGCCGCCATGTGTGCAATATCTGACCAATATATGGAATCAGACTGGCTGCCATCCATTCTGCTGATTAAAGATGCTTTGTTAAACCATGAAGTGTCCATACGGTTCGGTCTTTCTTCATAAGCAAGGATCTTATTGATAACCGTTTGGGCTTCCGTAGTATTATGAACGGTCAGCCGTCCTGACAGTATGTCATTGAATATTGTGCCGATAGTATTGGTGTAATAATTATCCGAATGCACGTCGGCAACTATCGGAAACGGCAGATAGTTGGGCGCACCAACGAGCAAAAGGTATTCCGGCTTTACTTGCCACGTATTATAGGCATCTGCAACATAGCTTTTTATCGCTGTTGAGTCGGCACCGATCTCAGACAATTTAACGATCTTTGATCTCATTCCTTTTCGATACTTCCATTGTGCCAGCGCGATCACTTGATTATAGTACGCATCATTGGTAATGATCAAATACCTGGCACCGAGATCCTGACCGTAGGACACAGTAAATAACATGATAAATATCATTAACTTATATATCATATACACCGAGTTTCAGTTAATTATAAGGTCATTGATTATAATTGTCAAGGGCCAGGCGTCATATTTACCAGCGTTGGGCACCTTGACAATTTACATTCGAAATGACCCTGTGAAATGTTACCTTCAGGGTGTATAAAGTGGCGTGAACAACTTATGGTTTGCGGCTGGACCGCAGGGATATCCGCGCGGCCAGGATGCTCAGTTCGAACAAAATGATGAGCGGTACCGAAATGATGAGCAGGGTGAACATGTCTGCGGTCGGCGTAATGACCGCGCAGATGATCAGGATCGCGACGATCGCCTCAGCCCGGTGCTTCGTGACCGTCGCTATTCGAACGATATCAAGCCTGATCAAAGTGAAGACCAAAAGCGGCAATTGGAACATGATCCCGCATCCGAGCAGGCACCACAGCACGAAGGACAGGACCCCGCTGATGTTCATGATCGGCTTTAAGTTTTCCGAGCCGAACGAAAGCAGGAACCGCAACCCGAACGGAATAAGGATAAAATAAGCGAAGGTAACGCCGATCAGGAACAAAAGGATCCCGGATATGATATAACCCATGGAAACCTTCTGCTCTTTTTCGGTCAGGCCCGGTCCGATGAACAGCCAGGTCTGGACAATAATGAACGGGAAGGCGGCGAAGATCCCGAGGAACAACGCAACCTTAACCTGCGCCGTGAACGCCTCGGTGGGAGAGAAAAAGTACGCGCTCCCGACATTGACGCGCTGGATTATGAAATCAAGCACGGGTTTCGCCACGAAAAACCCGGCAACGGCAAAAATTCCGGCGACCGCGATCGAGTACAGGATCCGTTTGCGCAGTTCCTCAAGGTGGTCGATGAATGAGGCTTTGTTCATTACAGGATCATGGTGCCGCTGCGATCGGCCTGCCCGGTCAGGATCCCTAGTCCCTCAGCCGCGTCGGCAGCCGGTATATGCCCAGGCTTGATACGGCCAGGATCTCGCTGTCGCAGATATAAACGGCCGTGAATGGGATGCGGGGTAGGTTATAGATCGTCTTGTACAGCTGGTCAGCGGGGTCATAATATGCGACCCCGGCATAGGAAGCGCAGTACAGCACCTCGCTGTCCGCGTCGATATCATACACGTTGAAATAAGGCAACAGGGTCCAGCTTGTATCACTATTGCCGCCGCCGGAAAGAGAATCCGGTCCCGGCTCGCGGTAGCGTATCAATTGGTTGTTAACGCTGAGCAAGTACAGTTCGTTCTTGACCGGCACGATGTCCTTGATCCCGTGGTTGATGATCTTGGACCACTTTTCAGCGCTGCGCTCATAACGGTACAGCGCCATTTCGCCGCCGGCGTATATATGATCCGCAGTCGCATAGACGGCGTAAACAGGCAGCCGGTCCGGTCCGAATTCATAGGGTTCCCTGGTATTTAAGAGCAGGCCGAACATTCCGTCTGACGTGCCGATATACAGATGTGACTGGTCGGCCGTAAGCGACAGGATCTTTGACTGGAAATCAGCGATCGGGAAAACAAGCGTGCCGCTTAAATTGTCCAGCTCGCTGCCGGTGCTGATGACGAGCTGGTCATTGATCCTTACCAGCGTGCTGATCTCATGCTGGGTCCGGAGATAACCCCAATGCCAGACGCCGGTCTCACCAACC from bacterium carries:
- a CDS encoding Gfo/Idh/MocA family oxidoreductase is translated as MKNTLNIGIAGCGAHAQIVHFPVFRSNPQCNLMALCDTDIRKIDHLGAKYNIPSRYQDFQEMIQNDQLDAIVIATPNFLHAPMAIAAMEFGKDVLVEMPMATTYKDAQEMVRVARKEKRKLAVAMNNRLRPDVQTLKKFIEEGELGDIYYLKAGWLIGASEWILHPWRQDQLKSGGGAFLSLGSALLDITTYLLEDKSMSTIFASTHKKEIDAAVEDTAMCIINYDDGTLLTIEVSWSLIFEKDFLYCNAFGKKGAALLNPLKIQKELHNELVNVTPTFPQKNIYRVSYELQTQFFIDSLLKNAKMPFGCEEGLMIAKITDAFYESAKKQKLVKI
- a CDS encoding glutamine synthetase beta-grasp domain-containing protein — its product is MARIVISHAQINKLKKKLAVMRVKYVDLKYASLIGTLHHIIVPFERFDEVASDGVGVDGSSLPGYKGVEKGDMLLFPDLATGFFDPFFEQKTISFLCSVHVPSTLEPFERDARSIAHKAARFLKKELSTEAFFQPELEFYLFEKCNHGEGPGFAYFRLESGDREQLVPTYPIRHRGGYHIGPPEDRYSDLRNAIVEVLAACDIKSKYHHHEVGPKGQMEIELLFEPLVKAADSIFLAKYLIKSIGQRNNKWITFMPKPLLGEPGNGLHLHQYLGTPTRSLFFGRNKKYNLSELSLRYIGGILSHSRALCAFTNPSTNSYKRLIPGFEAPTYTDFAMGSRVSAIRVPGYLKNTQMMDIEYRIPDATANPYLALAAILLAGIDGIKNDLHPDRKEKLPTNSYEAINALKKDNSFLLQGDVFNSDLIERWIEVKTKEFEEIHIRPHPYEFTLYLGV
- a CDS encoding C25 family cysteine peptidase gives rise to the protein MLFTVSYGQDLGARYLIITNDAYYNQVIALAQWKYRKGMRSKIVKLSEIGADSTAIKSYVADAYNTWQVKPEYLLLVGAPNYLPFPIVADVHSDNYYTNTIGTIFNDILSGRLTVHNTTEAQTVINKILAYEERPNRMDTSWFNKASLISRMDGSQSDSIYWSDIAHMAALMIQSGFSVIDTFINTHGDNDDSVINAVNAGRSIVVYRGSATNNWYEPFNVNADLTANGTRLPIVLSMTCFTLGTSATPAMAEKWFLTGSPANLRGAAGYFATSTGSTAYYRSALTKGFFDALFVDQKSTFGECCEKARKRVYPLNAAEYLGFTTIGDPEMNLWTATPCSIIVQYPESVTYAYASVPVFIKRAADLTPISDACVCLTGGLDSAIYYLDSTDMAGFIRFDIYPHILRDTIYITVTGENLQPYEGFMIVKHAVGSYVIYKKSFIDDSLGGNHDHIINPGEDINLPTWVENFGDSSSINTVGCLRTNDEFIAPYDSVRAFGDIAAFDSACTGDSGYRFNILPDCPDCHIINCTLICRDTNNNTWSSYFEKQVHAADLVYQYATIAGGNGNNSFECGETVSCMVTIKNQGSAAIDSVTACLRSLSPYIDVIDSSGSFDHIGPDSSACNGSDLFILCSDPGTPPMTYVDMQMNVSAGYCNDTLDFSILVGKGDYFIWNPDHTPASGENIHLILQDLGYIGDHDSTLPQDLNKYKSIFVCCGVYPNNHIILNGSPQASALSDFIIYGGCAYLEGGDVWYYDPHYNNGFDFSPLFDLLAMADGNNNMGPIQGQAGSFASDMDFEYAGENQYMDHLGPDSGGGFVLFLDSNDNFNCGIAYDAGPYQTIGSSFELGFLVDSTPPSTRSALLDSIMHFFGRSVGIAEYKLASHPREQRFEVFPNPARTSMNLRVTASEKGKVAVILYDVVGRVIIRKFKIEAEPGVKDYRLDLKGISSGIYFLRFETTKRCSIHKIILLK
- the tatC gene encoding twin-arginine translocase subunit TatC; its protein translation is MNKASFIDHLEELRKRILYSIAVAGIFAVAGFFVAKPVLDFIIQRVNVGSAYFFSPTEAFTAQVKVALFLGIFAAFPFIIVQTWLFIGPGLTEKEQKVSMGYIISGILLFLIGVTFAYFILIPFGLRFLLSFGSENLKPIMNISGVLSFVLWCLLGCGIMFQLPLLVFTLIRLDIVRIATVTKHRAEAIVAILIICAVITPTADMFTLLIISVPLIILFELSILAARISLRSSRKP